From one Chlamydiifrater phoenicopteri genomic stretch:
- the rplM gene encoding 50S ribosomal protein L13, with amino-acid sequence MERRKETRTTMLRACDAGKKSWFVIDASNKTLGRLSSEIAKILRGKHKVTFTPHVSSGDGVIVINAEKVRLTGAKKAQKTYKYYTGYIGGMREVPFENMLARNPGYIITHAVKGMLPKTRLGNKQIKSLRVIKGGNYEEFQAQKPVVLSA; translated from the coding sequence ATGGAAAGAAGAAAAGAAACGAGAACGACCATGCTTAGAGCTTGCGATGCAGGGAAGAAATCTTGGTTCGTTATTGACGCTTCAAATAAAACTCTGGGAAGATTGTCTTCTGAAATAGCTAAGATCTTAAGAGGAAAGCATAAGGTCACTTTTACTCCACACGTTTCTTCTGGGGATGGGGTCATCGTTATCAATGCAGAGAAGGTTAGACTTACTGGAGCTAAGAAGGCTCAAAAGACCTACAAATACTACACCGGCTATATAGGTGGAATGAGAGAGGTTCCTTTTGAGAACATGCTAGCTAGAAATCCTGGCTACATCATTACGCATGCCGTAAAGGGAATGCTTCCTAAGACTCGTCTTGGTAATAAACAAATTAAATCTCTTCGGGTGATTAAGGGCGGAAATTATGAAGAATTTCAGGCTCAGAAACCTGTTGTGCTAAGCGCATAA
- a CDS encoding C40 family peptidase, with protein MERFVVAASLFELFSHKEGLETQLVFGEVLDSSSPKPPMRPVYRALEQETVVKGEFIPYPGYHAFSRDFSEFSPFFLNLIPMEPTYRPNVVVKTLDARLLPWNIPLPYGTYLQCDFFGNVSLPFSKEIFDPSYRKILSKAYCSPKCVAPIPRKLDVHELLKDAYQMLGIPYLYGGRTAFSTTSRSMGIDCSGFVNLLFRAQGIFFPRNASDQHNYCTPVSSFNLLPVGGLIFLEEEGILNHVMIKSINNEIIHASLSVGCVNVIKEKKSFLVDGNRMLLLCKKQGKDIWKAYEAFYGVPKNNKKAEELV; from the coding sequence ATGGAGCGATTTGTTGTCGCTGCCTCACTCTTTGAGCTCTTTTCCCACAAAGAGGGCCTAGAAACCCAACTGGTATTTGGAGAAGTTTTAGACTCTTCTTCTCCTAAGCCTCCTATGCGTCCTGTTTATCGAGCTTTGGAGCAGGAAACAGTGGTAAAGGGAGAGTTTATTCCCTACCCAGGGTATCACGCTTTTAGTCGAGATTTTTCAGAGTTCAGCCCCTTTTTTCTCAACCTCATCCCTATGGAACCAACATACAGGCCAAACGTTGTTGTAAAAACCTTAGATGCTCGGTTATTACCTTGGAATATCCCTCTCCCCTACGGGACCTATTTACAGTGTGATTTTTTTGGAAACGTCTCCTTACCTTTTTCTAAGGAAATTTTTGATCCATCGTATCGAAAAATCTTATCCAAAGCCTATTGCTCTCCCAAATGTGTAGCCCCTATTCCCAGAAAGCTCGATGTTCATGAATTATTAAAAGATGCTTATCAAATGCTAGGAATACCTTACCTATATGGAGGTAGAACAGCTTTTTCCACGACCTCTAGGTCTATGGGTATAGATTGTTCTGGGTTTGTTAATCTGCTTTTTAGGGCTCAAGGGATTTTTTTCCCCAGGAACGCTTCCGATCAACATAATTACTGCACGCCAGTTTCTTCCTTCAATTTGCTTCCTGTCGGAGGGCTTATCTTTCTTGAAGAAGAAGGAATATTAAATCATGTTATGATTAAATCTATAAATAATGAAATCATACATGCTTCACTTAGCGTCGGGTGCGTAAACGTTATTAAAGAAAAAAAATCTTTTCTTGTGGACGGTAATAGGATGTTATTACTTTGCAAAAAACAAGGCAAAGACATTTGGAAGGCGTACGAAGCCTTTTATGGCGTTCCAAAAAACAATAAAAAAGCCGAAGAACTTGTCTGA
- the pgl gene encoding 6-phosphogluconolactonase, producing the protein MSIMVNLNHGNRWLLTSSDQEFLSFAVRDWISCANKSIESKGSFFVALSGGSTPLAIFSELVKKKSLIADISKIFFFWGDERCVPPETAESNYGNAMAILRELGAPEDHFFRMKVENPEGDVDYEKLLTERVPESSFDFIMLGVGDDGHTASLFPKTKALDVKDRLVVFNDVPQHQSKRMTLTFPCLQRGKHNVFYVKGDAKKAVVKSILETSILSNEEALLREKFPAELVGTENNPAFWFLAPDTYDLADYERIPPERKLVLP; encoded by the coding sequence ATGAGTATCATGGTCAATCTTAATCATGGAAATAGATGGTTGTTAACTAGTAGTGATCAGGAGTTCCTTTCTTTCGCTGTCAGAGATTGGATCTCTTGTGCGAATAAATCCATTGAAAGCAAGGGAAGCTTTTTCGTTGCCCTTTCTGGAGGATCCACTCCTTTGGCTATTTTTTCTGAACTAGTGAAGAAGAAATCTTTGATTGCTGATATTTCGAAGATTTTCTTTTTCTGGGGTGATGAAAGATGTGTTCCCCCAGAGACTGCAGAAAGTAACTACGGAAATGCAATGGCTATTCTCAGAGAATTAGGGGCCCCAGAAGACCATTTCTTTAGGATGAAGGTAGAAAATCCTGAAGGAGATGTCGATTATGAGAAATTATTAACAGAACGTGTTCCCGAAAGTAGCTTTGATTTTATTATGTTGGGTGTGGGAGATGATGGCCATACGGCCTCCTTATTCCCGAAAACGAAGGCTTTGGACGTCAAAGATCGGCTAGTTGTTTTTAATGATGTGCCCCAACATCAAAGTAAGCGAATGACGCTTACTTTCCCTTGCTTGCAGAGAGGGAAGCACAACGTTTTTTATGTAAAAGGTGATGCGAAAAAAGCAGTGGTGAAAAGCATCCTAGAGACCAGCATTCTCTCCAACGAAGAAGCTCTCCTCCGAGAAAAGTTTCCTGCAGAACTTGTTGGAACAGAGAACAACCCCGCCTTCTGGTTTCTAGCTCCAGATACGTATGACTTAGCCGATTACGAGAGGATCCCTCCCGAAAGGAAGCTAGTGCTACCTTAG
- the kdsB gene encoding 3-deoxy-manno-octulosonate cytidylyltransferase, with protein MNASQRFNDKKVAILPARWGSSRFPGKPLAEIAGKSLIRRTYESISSSKKLDRVIVATDDKRIYDHVLEFGGQCVMTSESCSNGTERVGEAARLFCPEAEIIVNVQGDEPCMPSYVIDKMIEEMELRPEVQIVTPVSVGHDEEEIFTERKVKCVFDQNGRALYFSRSLIPSQFKVKADIYIHLGVYAFRRDSLETYLKLPKTPLSLSEDLEQLRILESGGSVHVCMSDVKPPSVDYPEDIKKVENYLLCHLNACS; from the coding sequence ATGAATGCTTCTCAACGCTTTAACGATAAGAAAGTTGCTATCCTCCCCGCTCGATGGGGAAGTTCTAGATTCCCGGGGAAACCCTTAGCGGAAATCGCAGGAAAGTCTTTAATAAGAAGAACTTACGAAAGTATTTCCTCTTCGAAAAAACTCGATAGAGTTATTGTTGCTACTGATGATAAAAGAATCTATGATCATGTGTTAGAGTTTGGTGGTCAGTGTGTTATGACTTCAGAGTCGTGTTCCAATGGCACTGAACGTGTGGGAGAAGCTGCGCGTCTGTTCTGTCCCGAAGCAGAAATTATTGTAAATGTCCAAGGCGATGAGCCGTGTATGCCCTCCTACGTTATAGATAAAATGATAGAAGAAATGGAATTACGTCCAGAGGTTCAGATCGTAACCCCGGTGTCTGTAGGACACGATGAAGAAGAGATTTTTACCGAAAGAAAGGTCAAGTGTGTTTTTGATCAGAATGGAAGGGCCTTGTACTTCAGTCGAAGTCTTATTCCCAGCCAGTTTAAAGTGAAAGCGGATATTTACATTCACCTAGGGGTATACGCCTTTAGAAGAGATTCTTTAGAGACTTATTTAAAACTGCCTAAAACTCCTTTAAGCCTTTCAGAAGATCTCGAACAATTAAGGATCCTTGAAAGCGGCGGTAGTGTGCACGTATGCATGTCTGACGTAAAACCTCCTTCTGTAGATTACCCTGAAGATATCAAAAAAGTAGAGAATTATTTGTTATGTCATTTAAATGCTTGTTCTTAA
- the zwf gene encoding glucose-6-phosphate dehydrogenase: MMFPVPPREFPNEMPPCVLVIFGATGDLTARKLLPALYNLSRENQLPDRFACVGYARRPKDHDVFRSEMQEAVSMYGNHRELDVHAWERLQKRLFYHQGFFNEDKDYISLKDFLHQLDSEFFTEGNRLFYLSTPPSNFQEIIKQLRSHELFIPHKEPSSCCSKKSSWTRVIIEKPFGHDLESAKELQKCIDDNLCETCVYRIDHYLGKETVQNIQSIRFANKIFESCWAKECIDNVQITVSESIGIGSRGNFFEQSGMLRDMVQNHMMQLLCLLTMEPPTSFSSESIKKEKIRVLNNVVPFSEIQSPTYPVVRGQYGPGKVGGVSVKGYRQEDLVAPDSLVETYVALKMLIDTPRWQGVPFYLRAGKRLEKRCTEIAITFKKPIHGDFFSKEKLENDLLIIRIQPDEGVALKFNCKVPGVSNLVKPVKMDFRYDSYFKTQAPEAYERLLCDCILGDRTLFTGNDEVIASWELFTPLLEKWRNDPSDALFPNYVAGSSGPQCADALMHADGRSWRVL; encoded by the coding sequence ATGATGTTTCCTGTTCCTCCTAGGGAGTTCCCAAATGAAATGCCTCCCTGTGTCTTAGTTATTTTTGGAGCTACGGGAGATTTAACAGCAAGAAAACTTCTTCCTGCTTTGTATAACTTATCCAGAGAAAATCAGTTGCCGGATCGCTTCGCTTGCGTAGGCTATGCTCGTAGACCTAAAGATCATGATGTTTTTCGCTCAGAAATGCAAGAAGCTGTGTCTATGTATGGTAATCATAGGGAGTTAGATGTGCATGCCTGGGAAAGGCTGCAGAAGAGGTTGTTCTATCATCAAGGCTTTTTTAACGAAGATAAGGATTACATATCGCTCAAAGATTTTCTGCACCAGCTAGATTCTGAGTTCTTTACCGAGGGCAATAGATTATTCTACCTGTCTACTCCGCCAAGTAATTTTCAAGAGATTATTAAACAGCTTAGGAGCCATGAGCTATTTATTCCTCATAAAGAGCCTTCTTCGTGCTGCTCCAAGAAGTCTTCTTGGACACGAGTGATTATAGAAAAACCTTTCGGTCATGATCTGGAAAGCGCTAAGGAATTGCAGAAGTGCATTGATGATAACTTGTGTGAAACATGTGTGTATCGCATAGATCATTACCTAGGGAAGGAAACGGTACAAAATATTCAATCAATACGTTTTGCTAACAAAATCTTCGAGTCTTGTTGGGCAAAAGAATGTATAGATAACGTCCAAATTACAGTGAGTGAGTCTATAGGGATAGGCTCGAGAGGTAATTTCTTCGAACAGTCAGGAATGTTAAGAGATATGGTGCAAAACCATATGATGCAGCTGTTGTGCTTGTTAACAATGGAACCCCCTACGAGCTTCTCTTCTGAAAGTATCAAAAAAGAAAAAATTCGAGTTTTGAATAATGTCGTCCCTTTTTCGGAAATTCAGTCTCCAACATACCCCGTTGTAAGAGGGCAATACGGGCCGGGTAAGGTCGGTGGAGTATCTGTTAAAGGATATCGACAAGAGGATCTTGTCGCTCCAGACTCTTTGGTAGAAACTTATGTAGCTTTAAAAATGCTTATAGATACTCCACGCTGGCAAGGGGTGCCATTTTACCTGCGAGCAGGTAAACGATTGGAAAAACGTTGTACAGAAATTGCAATAACTTTTAAAAAGCCCATCCACGGGGATTTTTTCTCTAAAGAAAAGTTAGAAAACGATTTATTAATTATTCGTATACAGCCAGACGAAGGGGTTGCTCTGAAATTTAACTGTAAAGTCCCCGGGGTTAGCAATCTCGTCAAACCTGTAAAAATGGATTTCAGATACGATAGCTACTTCAAAACCCAAGCCCCAGAGGCTTATGAGCGCCTTCTGTGTGACTGTATATTGGGAGATAGAACCCTATTCACTGGTAATGATGAAGTAATAGCTTCCTGGGAACTCTTTACTCCCCTACTAGAAAAATGGAGGAATGATCCTTCTGACGCATTGTTCCCTAACTATGTCGCAGGTTCTTCCGGTCCACAATGTGCCGATGCTTTGATGCATGCCGATGGTAGAAGCTGGAGGGTCTTATAG
- a CDS encoding adenylate kinase, with protein sequence MSESKVVILMGPPGCGKGTQSSRISQKTGKPHISSGNLFRENIANSTPLGEKVAECISKGLLVPDDLVISMIEQRVNEPDCKDGYIIDGFPRTVRQAEQFSQSLLIKGCSFIVLNIKISDQEVYDRLTSRITCSSCGQTFKKGSFSTENNCPVCQGALVIRKDDNAEVIKQRLKTYQEETFPIIAFYATTGRLVEIDGSGDEEEVFSEVLKNL encoded by the coding sequence ATGTCAGAAAGCAAAGTAGTTATTTTAATGGGGCCCCCAGGGTGTGGTAAAGGCACTCAGTCTTCAAGAATTTCTCAGAAAACAGGAAAACCCCATATAAGTTCAGGCAATTTATTTCGAGAGAATATAGCCAATTCTACTCCCCTAGGGGAAAAAGTTGCAGAGTGCATTTCAAAAGGACTTCTGGTCCCCGATGATCTAGTGATTTCCATGATTGAACAGCGAGTTAATGAACCTGACTGTAAAGACGGGTACATTATTGATGGCTTCCCTCGAACAGTTAGGCAGGCAGAACAATTTTCTCAATCACTGCTTATCAAAGGTTGCTCTTTTATTGTTCTAAACATAAAAATCTCCGACCAAGAAGTATATGATAGGTTGACGTCTAGAATTACTTGCTCCTCTTGTGGACAAACTTTCAAAAAAGGATCTTTTTCTACTGAGAATAATTGTCCTGTTTGTCAAGGAGCTCTCGTCATCAGAAAAGATGATAATGCTGAAGTTATCAAACAGCGCTTGAAAACCTATCAAGAAGAAACGTTCCCCATCATAGCTTTTTATGCAACAACGGGAAGACTTGTGGAGATAGATGGTTCGGGAGATGAAGAAGAGGTATTTTCAGAAGTACTAAAAAATTTGTAA
- a CDS encoding CTP synthase, which translates to MSFKCLFLTGGVVSSLGKGLTAASLALLLERHGLSVSMLKLDPYLNVDPGTMNPFEHGEIYVTDDGAETDLDLGHYYRFSSVNLSKLSTATSGQIYARVIKKEREGRYLGSTVQVVPHITNEIKEVIRSCVGDQKPDIVIVEIGGTVGDIESLPFLEAIRQFRYENAQDCLNFHMTYVPYLKASGEIKSKPTQHSVQTLRGIGVIPDAILCRSEVALSGDLKRKISLFCSVPEEAVFNIPDVEASVYELPLILDEESIAQFVMSRLGFSSGDRKNNLDDWKKLVSVLKSPKDKISVGVVGKYLQHKDAYKSIFESLSHAAAGLDCTAEIVPVDADKFDESSLRDCQACLVPGGFGNRGWEGKILAAKYCREHNLPYFGICLGLQVMVVEFARNVLGLKDADSLEMNPQTPHPVVCIMDEQNQIVDKGGTMRLGAYPCVLEEGSKVLAAYGYENISERHRHRYEVNNLYEEQFSKAGLRTVGKFLPQGLCEIMELENHNWMIGVQFHPEFKSKLVAPHPLFKAFISKAMSIRARS; encoded by the coding sequence ATGTCATTTAAATGCTTGTTCTTAACGGGAGGAGTAGTCTCTTCTCTGGGGAAAGGATTAACCGCAGCGTCTTTGGCTTTGTTGCTAGAGCGTCACGGACTCTCCGTTTCTATGTTGAAGTTGGATCCATACTTAAACGTAGACCCCGGAACTATGAATCCCTTTGAACATGGGGAAATCTATGTCACTGACGATGGAGCCGAGACAGACTTAGACTTAGGTCATTATTACCGGTTTTCTTCGGTGAATCTTTCTAAGCTGTCTACTGCTACCTCTGGTCAAATTTACGCTAGGGTCATTAAGAAAGAGCGAGAAGGGCGTTATTTGGGAAGCACTGTTCAGGTCGTCCCCCACATTACTAATGAAATCAAGGAAGTCATAAGAAGTTGTGTAGGAGACCAGAAACCCGATATCGTTATCGTAGAAATCGGAGGAACGGTTGGAGATATAGAGTCCCTCCCATTTCTGGAAGCTATTAGACAGTTCCGCTACGAAAATGCTCAAGACTGCCTAAATTTTCATATGACATATGTCCCCTACCTCAAAGCTTCTGGCGAAATTAAAAGTAAGCCCACTCAGCACTCCGTACAGACTTTAAGGGGGATAGGCGTTATTCCTGATGCCATATTATGTAGGTCTGAAGTGGCTTTATCTGGAGATCTTAAACGAAAAATAAGCCTGTTTTGTAGCGTTCCAGAGGAAGCTGTTTTTAACATTCCTGATGTAGAAGCTTCCGTATATGAACTCCCCTTAATCTTGGATGAAGAGTCTATTGCTCAGTTTGTTATGAGTCGGTTAGGCTTCTCCTCTGGTGATAGGAAAAATAATCTTGATGATTGGAAAAAATTAGTCAGTGTTCTGAAATCTCCTAAAGATAAGATCTCTGTCGGTGTCGTGGGTAAGTATTTACAACATAAAGATGCTTACAAGTCTATCTTTGAGTCTCTTTCTCATGCAGCAGCAGGTCTTGATTGCACCGCGGAAATAGTCCCTGTAGATGCCGACAAATTTGATGAGTCCAGCTTGAGAGATTGTCAAGCTTGTCTAGTGCCTGGAGGCTTTGGTAATAGAGGTTGGGAGGGGAAAATTCTTGCAGCAAAGTATTGCAGGGAGCATAACCTCCCCTATTTTGGCATTTGTTTAGGTCTTCAGGTAATGGTTGTTGAGTTTGCAAGAAATGTCCTTGGGTTAAAAGATGCTGATTCGTTAGAAATGAATCCCCAAACCCCACACCCAGTGGTCTGTATCATGGATGAACAAAATCAGATCGTTGATAAAGGGGGTACTATGAGACTAGGAGCTTACCCCTGTGTCTTAGAAGAGGGATCCAAAGTTCTTGCCGCATATGGGTATGAAAATATTTCTGAAAGGCATAGGCATCGTTATGAAGTCAATAACCTCTATGAAGAGCAATTCTCCAAAGCCGGGTTGCGTACTGTAGGGAAGTTTCTTCCTCAGGGACTGTGTGAGATCATGGAGTTAGAAAATCACAACTGGATGATAGGAGTACAATTTCACCCCGAATTTAAATCAAAGCTAGTAGCCCCTCATCCGCTCTTCAAAGCTTTTATTTCAAAAGCAATGAGTATCAGAGCTCGGTCATAA
- a CDS encoding RluA family pseudouridine synthase has protein sequence MVKCSPKDFLFNGGALSSLSIVDLVQSFYPEASKTSIKEWIRLGRVSVGGEIVSEFSKTFSEEDKVSLLPLRKEKIVNGIKILYEDRSFVAINKPPQMLSVPTENGGNNALALLRHHYQTSGIFPVHRIDRDTSGLMIFAKGVRAKEQFSLLFEKHDILRYYIAILDGKLQTKKTRFESYLKELESYRVVSVTPKTEGAKKAVTHIKVLKESKNFSYVLAQLETGRKHQIRVHCAEAGCPVVGDSVYGKRESVSSKKMLLHALSLSFIHPFKKIPMNLRVPIPQYFSRLGFPDPYQHLNSL, from the coding sequence TTGGTAAAATGCTCCCCTAAGGATTTTCTTTTCAATGGAGGAGCTTTGTCTTCTTTGTCTATTGTTGACCTTGTTCAGAGTTTTTATCCGGAAGCCTCTAAGACTTCTATAAAGGAATGGATAAGGCTTGGAAGAGTTTCCGTCGGCGGAGAGATAGTCTCCGAGTTCTCTAAAACCTTCAGCGAAGAAGACAAGGTTTCTTTACTCCCCCTTCGTAAAGAAAAAATTGTAAATGGTATAAAAATTCTTTACGAAGATAGAAGTTTCGTAGCTATTAATAAACCTCCTCAGATGTTGAGCGTGCCTACAGAAAACGGCGGAAACAATGCTCTAGCTCTACTACGACATCATTATCAAACTTCAGGAATATTTCCTGTTCACAGAATAGATAGAGATACTTCTGGACTAATGATTTTTGCTAAAGGTGTTCGGGCTAAAGAACAGTTTTCCTTGCTTTTTGAAAAACACGATATATTACGTTATTACATAGCTATTCTGGATGGGAAGTTACAAACGAAGAAGACTCGTTTTGAAAGCTATCTTAAGGAGTTGGAATCGTATAGAGTCGTCTCTGTAACACCAAAAACAGAAGGAGCTAAAAAAGCCGTAACACATATCAAAGTTCTAAAGGAGTCTAAAAATTTCTCTTATGTACTAGCTCAGCTAGAAACAGGAAGAAAGCATCAAATTCGAGTTCATTGTGCAGAAGCTGGATGTCCTGTGGTTGGGGATTCCGTATACGGGAAAAGAGAATCTGTAAGTTCTAAGAAAATGCTGTTGCACGCATTGTCTCTTTCTTTTATTCATCCTTTCAAGAAAATACCTATGAACTTAAGGGTGCCCATTCCTCAATATTTCTCTCGGCTAGGGTTCCCTGACCCTTATCAGCACTTGAACTCATTGTAA
- the ruvX gene encoding Holliday junction resolvase RuvX: MDESQRSFLCLDYGKKRVGVAVAMPPLYVVLPLGNIETKRSMEDTAKEVLSLVEARNITCVVIGNPLHLKGGDSLGSNEVALFRDVLEKVLGFSPILWDERLSSAEADRMLREKEMNRKQRAKQVDSVAASLILSSFLASNGYSVY, from the coding sequence ATGGACGAAAGTCAAAGATCCTTTTTATGTTTAGATTATGGTAAAAAGCGTGTGGGCGTAGCAGTTGCTATGCCTCCCCTCTACGTCGTTTTGCCTTTGGGCAATATCGAAACCAAAAGAAGTATGGAAGATACTGCTAAAGAGGTTTTATCTTTGGTCGAAGCACGAAACATCACTTGCGTGGTTATAGGAAACCCTCTCCACCTAAAAGGAGGAGATAGCCTAGGCAGTAACGAAGTTGCTCTTTTTAGAGATGTTTTGGAAAAAGTGCTAGGATTCTCTCCTATTCTTTGGGATGAAAGGCTCTCTTCAGCAGAAGCCGATAGAATGCTAAGGGAAAAAGAGATGAATCGAAAACAAAGGGCTAAGCAAGTAGACTCTGTAGCAGCGTCTCTAATCTTATCAAGTTTTCTCGCTAGTAATGGTTATTCGGTGTACTAA
- a CDS encoding ABC transporter ATP-binding protein: MEPLNNLDTEIQSSILALLGAESTSSGSGAFLSDEFVVCSDARRVQRNLTNPSSPRATRDLESLVTRIGFQEAPRFSGGGDQVDGDIPLLMYNWYNIDLCSRCVFDLFFNCPRRRYDDSESVEPNRVFAIIIAVVLLFSSTILGVRNIVLFAKSVERSRKLLNFIMSSAASIRDTRNQQALLVASAKEAYKAEKSYMRIKLMFGILDLVLSAGLILILAASILAATSSVYLGGVLSCLTIVGLSLIGLVSIFYLPLLILERRARKRSAENIEKSLCFYLMAKQTPETISNFRLSSAFDFLDDDSGIRAPREGAQTSNKSPTYCAHSEETTSSTSYHTYFQSQKFTSTSLIGSQGPAPTPSAPPYEESSSPSAPPPSYEELEKSGAFSNKDN; this comes from the coding sequence ATGGAGCCGTTAAATAATCTAGATACTGAGATTCAGTCTTCTATCCTGGCCTTATTAGGGGCGGAATCGACTTCTTCTGGTTCGGGGGCCTTTCTTTCGGATGAGTTTGTAGTTTGTTCTGATGCAAGACGCGTGCAGAGGAATTTGACAAATCCCTCGAGTCCTCGCGCTACTCGGGATCTAGAATCCCTGGTCACCCGGATAGGCTTTCAAGAGGCTCCAAGATTTTCTGGAGGAGGGGACCAGGTAGACGGTGACATACCGTTACTCATGTATAACTGGTACAATATAGATTTGTGTTCACGATGTGTCTTTGACTTGTTTTTTAACTGCCCAAGAAGACGCTATGATGATTCTGAATCTGTGGAGCCTAACAGAGTTTTCGCCATTATAATTGCTGTTGTCCTTCTCTTTTCCTCCACCATTTTGGGTGTCAGAAATATAGTCTTGTTCGCAAAATCTGTGGAAAGGTCCAGAAAGCTTCTCAACTTTATTATGAGTAGCGCAGCATCCATAAGAGATACTCGCAATCAACAAGCCCTGTTGGTAGCTTCTGCTAAGGAGGCATATAAGGCCGAAAAATCTTATATGCGCATTAAACTGATGTTTGGAATCTTAGATTTAGTTCTTAGCGCAGGCTTAATTTTGATTCTTGCAGCTTCTATTCTGGCAGCGACGTCGTCTGTATACCTTGGCGGAGTTTTATCATGTCTAACGATAGTGGGCCTTTCATTAATAGGGCTAGTAAGTATTTTCTATCTTCCTCTGCTAATATTAGAAAGGAGGGCGAGAAAACGCTCTGCAGAGAACATAGAAAAATCACTTTGCTTTTACCTGATGGCGAAACAAACCCCGGAAACAATATCAAACTTTAGACTATCTTCAGCGTTCGATTTTTTGGACGATGACTCGGGTATACGAGCACCTAGGGAGGGGGCTCAAACATCAAATAAAAGCCCCACGTATTGTGCACACTCAGAGGAAACTACATCTTCAACTAGCTACCACACGTACTTTCAATCACAAAAATTCACATCGACAAGTCTCATAGGGTCGCAGGGGCCTGCTCCTACTCCTTCTGCTCCACCCTATGAAGAAAGTTCTTCTCCCTCAGCGCCTCCTCCAAGCTATGAAGAATTGGAAAAATCTGGCGCTTTTTCTAATAAAGATAATTAA
- a CDS encoding ABC transporter ATP-binding protein, with product MPLLEAKNIYKTFINQGTPHQVLKGISLSLHEGEVLAITGSSGNGKTTLLNILGTLDMPSSGELLFFDKAFSSKEYPLIRNKYLGFVFQHFHLLENETVETNILMPAIIAGITPKRNPDIIKRAEFLAEKVGLKNKLKIKSALLSGGEKQRVAIARALINDPKILLADEPSGNLDDQTSSSIHNLLLGLATEGKGIILVTHNSRLVEKCSRQCVLKNGSFS from the coding sequence AATATTTATAAAACTTTTATTAACCAAGGCACCCCTCATCAAGTGCTCAAGGGGATATCCTTATCTCTGCACGAAGGAGAAGTTCTGGCTATTACAGGGTCGTCAGGAAATGGAAAGACGACTTTATTAAACATTCTAGGGACCTTGGATATGCCTTCTTCAGGAGAACTTTTATTTTTTGACAAGGCTTTCTCTTCCAAAGAATACCCTTTGATTAGAAATAAATATTTGGGGTTTGTTTTTCAGCACTTCCATTTGTTAGAAAATGAGACCGTAGAAACAAATATTTTAATGCCTGCCATTATTGCTGGCATTACCCCAAAAAGAAACCCAGACATTATAAAAAGAGCGGAATTTTTGGCTGAGAAGGTTGGTTTAAAGAATAAATTAAAAATAAAGTCTGCTCTTCTTTCTGGGGGAGAAAAACAGCGCGTAGCTATAGCTAGAGCTCTAATTAATGATCCAAAGATCTTATTAGCAGATGAGCCCTCAGGCAACCTTGACGACCAAACTTCCTCGAGTATTCATAATCTTCTACTAGGTCTAGCAACAGAGGGGAAAGGAATCATACTGGTAACCCATAACAGCCGTCTTGTGGAGAAATGCTCTAGACAGTGCGTTTTAAAAAATGGATCTTTTTCGTAA
- the rpsI gene encoding 30S ribosomal protein S9 produces the protein MSKVSAIQESVATGRRKRAVSSVRLRPGTGKIDINGRTFEEYFPIQVQRDMILAPFKTTGKGEDQYDIIIRVSGGGVQGQAIATRLGISRALVKEDEANKQDLKSLGYLTRDPRKKERKKYGHKKARKSFQFSKR, from the coding sequence GTGTCGAAGGTTAGTGCTATTCAAGAATCTGTTGCCACAGGAAGAAGAAAGAGAGCCGTTTCTAGCGTTAGATTGCGCCCAGGAACAGGAAAGATCGATATCAATGGAAGAACTTTTGAAGAGTATTTTCCTATACAAGTTCAGAGGGATATGATCTTAGCTCCTTTCAAAACAACAGGAAAAGGGGAAGACCAGTACGATATCATAATCAGAGTGAGCGGTGGCGGAGTTCAGGGTCAGGCCATAGCTACCAGATTAGGGATATCTAGAGCTCTGGTTAAAGAAGATGAAGCCAACAAACAGGACTTGAAGTCTTTGGGATACTTAACCAGGGATCCTAGAAAGAAAGAAAGGAAGAAATACGGCCATAAAAAGGCTAGAAAGAGTTTCCAATTCTCCAAACGTTAA